One genomic region from Nitrosopumilus sp. encodes:
- a CDS encoding ATP-binding protein, which produces MSKPNLINKQLNDNKKSLTFLIVTLLGFTAIYQLRPLLDDQQFMWISIPTYAIVPGILTAYSSILAIKLHRQKHFQAKGFLVFAIGAAFWFIAEQIWQLYDHVWEGDPFPSEADIFYVGAYPFMIAFLFISLKPVLKSINWKVWLFAIGLSFSLLLPSLLAAYDDMEGEEAFATSIALAYPIMASIQVVPAIVGILFLTKRSANFSWMLVLFGFIIYNISDTFFLFAELDGTYYDGHPVDLLYVYSFVLLIFAFHIRLKIANLPSSENKAMFFSETVQFETISKFGIPLTLAIVSMVILVSMVDAIFIQEDETLSSQSLMLGVVAMLGVFAVIVITINKNLSRLVKMRTTELVEQRDNLENLVEEKTHEILKSERLSAIGELSGRLAHDLRNPLSVMKMSLDLIKQSPADSKISDPTVTKRIDLIEKSIDRISHQVDDVLGYVRNSPLNLTNVSLKELVENSLEKVNVPEDVKVEISKKDVKIDCDAIKLDAVFINLIVNSIQAMHDGGKITIQISEQDNFAIIKFSDTGEGIPNENMNKIFEPLFTTKQKGTGLGLASCKNIVEQHQGEISVSNNPTTFSIMLPKVLSVQKVKLQPKQN; this is translated from the coding sequence TTGAGTAAACCCAATTTAATTAACAAACAATTGAATGATAATAAAAAATCTTTAACTTTTCTAATTGTAACTTTACTTGGGTTTACTGCTATTTATCAGCTAAGACCTCTTCTTGATGATCAACAATTCATGTGGATTTCAATTCCTACATATGCAATTGTTCCAGGAATTCTAACTGCATACTCATCAATTCTTGCAATAAAATTACATAGACAAAAACATTTCCAAGCAAAAGGTTTTCTTGTTTTTGCAATTGGTGCAGCATTTTGGTTTATAGCTGAACAGATTTGGCAATTATACGATCATGTTTGGGAAGGAGATCCATTCCCATCAGAAGCTGACATTTTCTATGTTGGAGCATATCCATTCATGATTGCTTTTCTCTTTATTTCCTTAAAACCTGTTTTAAAATCAATTAATTGGAAAGTTTGGTTGTTTGCAATAGGATTATCTTTTTCATTATTGCTACCCTCCCTTTTAGCAGCATATGATGATATGGAAGGAGAAGAAGCATTTGCAACATCCATTGCACTTGCATATCCCATTATGGCATCAATTCAAGTTGTACCTGCCATCGTCGGAATTTTATTTCTTACAAAAAGATCTGCCAATTTCTCTTGGATGCTTGTGTTATTTGGTTTTATAATTTACAACATTTCTGATACTTTCTTTTTGTTTGCTGAATTAGATGGAACTTACTATGATGGCCATCCAGTTGATCTGTTGTATGTCTACAGTTTTGTACTGTTAATTTTCGCATTTCACATTAGACTCAAAATTGCTAATTTACCATCCTCTGAAAATAAAGCAATGTTTTTCTCTGAAACTGTTCAGTTTGAAACAATTAGTAAATTTGGAATTCCACTAACATTAGCAATTGTTAGCATGGTCATCTTAGTTTCAATGGTTGATGCTATTTTTATTCAAGAGGATGAAACCCTCTCATCACAAAGTCTTATGCTTGGAGTAGTTGCAATGCTGGGAGTTTTTGCAGTGATCGTAATTACAATCAACAAAAATCTTTCACGCCTAGTAAAAATGAGAACCACTGAGCTTGTTGAACAAAGAGATAATCTTGAAAATCTTGTTGAAGAAAAGACTCATGAAATTCTAAAGTCAGAGCGATTATCTGCAATTGGTGAACTTTCTGGACGTCTTGCACACGACTTGAGAAATCCCCTATCAGTCATGAAAATGTCTCTAGATTTGATAAAACAGAGTCCTGCAGATTCAAAAATATCTGATCCAACTGTAACAAAACGTATTGATTTGATTGAGAAAAGTATTGATAGAATTTCTCATCAGGTAGATGATGTTTTGGGATATGTGAGAAATTCTCCATTAAATCTGACAAATGTTTCGCTAAAAGAACTTGTTGAGAACTCTTTGGAAAAAGTTAATGTTCCAGAAGATGTTAAAGTTGAAATTTCAAAAAAAGATGTAAAAATTGATTGTGATGCCATTAAACTTGATGCTGTTTTTATCAATTTGATTGTGAATTCAATTCAAGCCATGCATGATGGAGGGAAAATTACCATTCAGATAAGTGAGCAAGACAATTTTGCAATTATAAAATTCAGTGATACAGGAGAAGGAATTCCCAATGAAAATATGAATAAAATCTTTGAACCATTATTTACAACTAAACAAAAAGGAACTGGGTTGGGTCTTGCAAGCTGTAAAAATATTGTGGAACAACATCAAGGAGAAATTTCTGTTTCTAATAATCCTACAACATTTAGTATAATGTTGCCAAAAGTACTATCTGTACAAAAAGTGAAACTACAACCAAAACAAAATTAG
- a CDS encoding class I SAM-dependent methyltransferase, whose amino-acid sequence MSYNEEFWNKYSDENEARYNEEFSKFVRDLATSLHCTSILEIGCGTGIDLRLFPDTFEIHGIDLNEKALKMAKEKLSIANFRKGSITELPFDDSTIDFVFTHGLMNYLDDETVEKGVSEMFRVSKRWIMNCEKFEEIEQQIDENQKSRNMQNKWLDYKVKFVSNVNMHEDIEPDKPRFTLLKKL is encoded by the coding sequence ATGAGTTACAATGAAGAGTTTTGGAATAAATATTCGGATGAAAATGAAGCAAGATACAATGAAGAGTTTTCTAAATTTGTCAGGGATTTGGCAACATCATTACATTGTACAAGTATACTAGAAATTGGTTGTGGAACAGGAATTGATTTAAGATTATTTCCAGATACATTTGAAATCCACGGAATTGATCTTAATGAAAAGGCATTAAAAATGGCTAAAGAAAAACTCTCAATTGCAAATTTTAGGAAAGGTTCCATTACAGAACTACCATTTGATGATTCAACAATTGATTTTGTCTTTACTCATGGACTGATGAATTATCTAGATGATGAGACTGTAGAAAAAGGAGTGTCTGAAATGTTCAGAGTGTCCAAAAGATGGATTATGAATTGTGAGAAATTTGAGGAAATTGAACAACAAATTGATGAGAATCAAAAATCTCGAAATATGCAAAATAAATGGCTTGACTATAAAGTAAAATTTGTCAGCAATGTGAATATGCATGAAGATATAGAACCAGACAAGCCCAGATTCACATTGCTAAAGAAACTCTAA
- a CDS encoding nitroreductase family protein: MQFQSVEPSYTSKDGCRLVWQGIDEDDTDVIILNKTELNNLVEIFKNNSVGEVELEDQTSFIRINSDVTQFILTNHRLLEAKTTDIQEKLLEFAKVPHEPQYVYIGTKEFYPSIWIRDDTKVKEEADSKETKKSLIQAILSSEPEKIRQDLSPTDLFRVFSTRRSTRKFDKTKVEDWKIDKILSAADVAPSAGNFQGFQVFLIKNKTTKEALVEAANNQPYVNAPVVLVFCMDPSRVKLKFPSEILDKFSLQDATIAAAFSLLAASGVGLSTIWIGMFDEDKVKKILGTDLRPSSILCIGYPDKKKPPKSRRKLKDLIKVIE, encoded by the coding sequence ATGCAATTCCAATCTGTTGAACCGTCATACACCTCAAAGGATGGATGTAGATTAGTTTGGCAAGGTATAGATGAAGATGATACTGATGTAATAATTCTCAACAAAACAGAATTGAATAATCTTGTTGAAATTTTCAAAAATAATTCAGTAGGTGAAGTGGAACTAGAAGATCAAACAAGCTTTATTAGAATTAATTCCGATGTTACACAGTTTATCTTAACAAATCATAGATTACTTGAAGCAAAAACAACTGACATTCAAGAGAAACTTTTAGAATTTGCCAAAGTTCCTCATGAACCACAATATGTGTATATTGGAACCAAAGAATTCTATCCGTCTATATGGATTAGAGATGACACCAAAGTCAAAGAAGAAGCTGATTCTAAAGAAACAAAAAAATCTCTGATACAAGCTATTTTGTCATCTGAGCCTGAAAAAATAAGACAGGATCTTTCCCCAACTGATCTGTTTAGAGTATTTTCAACTCGACGTTCTACTAGAAAATTTGATAAAACTAAGGTAGAGGATTGGAAAATTGATAAAATCTTATCAGCTGCAGATGTAGCACCTTCTGCTGGAAACTTTCAAGGATTTCAGGTATTTCTAATCAAAAATAAAACAACAAAGGAAGCACTTGTTGAAGCTGCAAACAATCAACCTTATGTTAATGCCCCTGTAGTTCTAGTTTTTTGTATGGATCCTTCAAGAGTCAAACTCAAATTCCCCTCAGAAATTCTTGATAAATTCTCATTACAGGATGCAACAATTGCTGCAGCATTCTCATTACTTGCTGCTTCAGGAGTGGGGTTGAGTACTATTTGGATAGGAATGTTTGATGAAGATAAAGTCAAAAAGATTTTGGGTACTGATCTTAGACCATCATCCAT
- a CDS encoding aspartate kinase, giving the protein MTKLIVAKFGGSALGPNGETIPQIIQRITNLKKNSKVITVFSAPLTIYNEKKRSLTDIILEQGRNAEKGIMPSLDVVKTTYQKILELVDENNKENCKKTINSHLEKAQKALDEAFENKEFANEVRSQALAFSGEILMSHVMNHILRSNGIKSEGVDFEDWPIITDNNIEFTNFLTSESREKIDKISELVDNNEVVTIGGFIGKTTDGILTTYERGGSDRTAADLGILFHKKYDTSVDFEKDSAVVSADPKIVSSELREVMQLSYNEARLAGMFGMKILDPIAIKEIVENGVDMPITITNMKNPEQITIIKRNLPEQKGHPIKIVTGKENCAIFRIETSAIQKLLTSLEKDKHYSEFVILSPFTKDGIEFSRILFLDGEYVKRNEKYLLAFDSLATITYNRGVITLIGDEMWRVQQVASRTSAKIGEAGLNILNMDAQEETSRIIIVVEDTHDNITKAIKAIHQEISNINFI; this is encoded by the coding sequence ATGACTAAACTAATTGTTGCCAAATTTGGTGGCAGTGCATTAGGTCCCAATGGAGAAACAATTCCTCAAATTATTCAAAGAATTACAAATTTGAAAAAAAATTCTAAAGTAATTACGGTTTTTTCAGCCCCATTAACAATTTACAATGAAAAAAAGCGTTCATTGACAGACATTATTTTAGAACAGGGAAGAAATGCAGAAAAGGGAATTATGCCATCTTTGGATGTTGTAAAGACAACCTATCAGAAGATTCTAGAACTAGTAGATGAAAATAACAAAGAAAATTGTAAAAAAACGATAAATTCCCACCTAGAAAAAGCACAAAAAGCACTAGATGAAGCATTTGAAAACAAAGAGTTTGCCAACGAAGTACGTTCTCAAGCACTGGCATTCTCAGGAGAAATTTTGATGTCACATGTCATGAATCATATTCTGCGAAGTAATGGGATCAAAAGTGAAGGAGTAGATTTTGAAGATTGGCCAATTATAACTGATAACAATATTGAATTTACAAACTTTCTAACATCAGAATCCAGAGAAAAAATAGATAAAATTTCAGAACTAGTTGATAATAACGAGGTAGTTACTATTGGAGGATTCATAGGGAAAACCACAGATGGGATCCTTACTACATATGAGCGAGGGGGTTCTGATAGAACAGCTGCTGATTTAGGAATATTATTTCATAAAAAATATGACACAAGTGTAGACTTTGAGAAGGATAGTGCAGTAGTTTCTGCAGATCCAAAAATTGTAAGTTCTGAACTAAGAGAAGTGATGCAATTGTCATACAATGAGGCAAGACTTGCAGGGATGTTTGGAATGAAAATTTTAGATCCAATTGCAATCAAAGAAATTGTAGAAAATGGAGTAGACATGCCAATTACAATTACAAACATGAAAAATCCAGAACAAATTACTATAATTAAAAGAAATTTACCAGAACAAAAAGGTCATCCCATCAAGATTGTAACAGGTAAAGAAAATTGTGCTATTTTTAGAATTGAAACTAGTGCAATTCAAAAACTGTTGACATCTTTAGAAAAAGACAAACATTATAGTGAATTTGTTATTTTATCGCCATTTACAAAAGATGGAATTGAATTTTCTAGAATATTATTCCTTGACGGAGAATACGTAAAAAGAAATGAGAAATATCTTTTAGCATTTGATTCACTTGCAACTATTACATACAATAGAGGAGTAATTACATTAATTGGAGATGAAATGTGGAGAGTTCAACAAGTGGCATCTAGAACCAGTGCAAAGATTGGTGAAGCAGGATTAAATATTTTGAACATGGATGCACAGGAAGAGACATCACGGATAATTATTGTAGTAGAAGATACGCATGACAACATTACAAAAGCCATTAAAGCAATACACCAAGAAATTTCAAATATTAATTTTATTTAG
- a CDS encoding glycosyltransferase: protein MNVFSFFSSPIGLGHVTRDIAIANNFENVSTNFITGSGAAKILKKLDYNVHDVYNPPSFMIENGTLKSPIKWLWNYYQYYRDCKSISEKILQKNQPDLVISDEDFASLTISQEIKIPTVLITDVLETHFTKGIASFIEKKMNKSMQEIIKKCDLVIFPEKGKDEDNIKRVGPIVRQTKNNREELREKFGFDKKTIIISIGGTDAGLFLIEKALKVLSKINQDVDIVLVSGPAVTKKFENVKNLGFVDNLHELIFAADVLISLAGKSTIDEAKAYGTPAIFIPIKGHFEQEDNAKEEGFYFEDIYRLEELILEKLESKRNQVNADGAIIASEIIQKLVV, encoded by the coding sequence ATGAATGTTTTTAGTTTCTTTTCTAGTCCAATTGGTTTAGGACATGTTACTCGAGATATTGCAATTGCAAATAATTTTGAAAATGTTTCAACAAATTTTATTACAGGCAGTGGAGCTGCAAAAATTCTAAAAAAATTAGATTACAATGTACACGACGTATACAATCCACCATCATTTATGATTGAGAATGGAACATTAAAGAGTCCAATAAAATGGTTATGGAATTATTATCAATACTACAGGGATTGTAAAAGCATTTCCGAAAAAATTCTACAAAAGAATCAGCCTGATTTGGTAATCAGTGACGAAGATTTTGCATCATTAACTATTTCACAAGAGATAAAAATTCCTACAGTTCTGATAACGGATGTTTTAGAAACGCATTTCACTAAAGGAATAGCATCATTTATTGAAAAAAAAATGAACAAATCAATGCAAGAAATAATCAAAAAATGTGATCTAGTAATTTTTCCTGAAAAAGGAAAAGATGAAGATAACATCAAAAGAGTGGGTCCAATAGTTAGACAAACAAAAAATAATAGAGAAGAATTAAGAGAAAAATTTGGTTTTGATAAAAAGACAATCATCATATCCATAGGAGGAACTGATGCAGGATTGTTTCTAATTGAAAAAGCATTAAAAGTTCTTTCAAAAATTAATCAAGATGTAGATATAGTTCTAGTTTCAGGACCAGCAGTAACCAAAAAATTTGAAAATGTAAAAAACTTAGGATTTGTGGATAATTTGCATGAGTTGATTTTTGCAGCTGATGTTCTAATTTCTTTGGCAGGAAAATCGACAATCGATGAAGCAAAAGCTTACGGAACACCAGCAATATTCATACCAATCAAAGGGCATTTTGAACAAGAAGACAATGCAAAAGAAGAGGGGTTTTATTTTGAAGACATTTACAGACTAGAAGAATTAATTTTAGAAAAACTTGAATCAAAACGAAACCAAGTAAATGCAGACGGTGCCATAATCGCATCAGAAATTATTCAAAAATTGGTGGTTTAG
- a CDS encoding branched-chain amino acid transaminase — protein MKEVGKIWMNGKLVPFKDAKVHVLTHALHYSTSIFEGIRCYDTPNGSAIFRLPEHVDRFFKSAKLYSMKMQFSKKVISDAIIKTVQSSGLKESYIRPLAYYGYGTMGLTPTTNKVDISISCWEWKMGESKAGKFSGAKCKVSSWTKIDSRSQPMQAKAASNYANAALARMEALENGYDEAIMLNSHGKVAEGSAENIFIVKDDIIQTPPLSAGGLDGITRDSIIQIIEENGGFVIERDLERDDLYNADEIFMTGTAAEVKSVTQIDKVKIGTGKMGVITKALQKSFTDVVMGKDERFLPWLTFI, from the coding sequence ATGAAAGAAGTGGGTAAAATATGGATGAATGGGAAATTAGTACCATTCAAAGATGCCAAAGTTCATGTTTTAACTCATGCATTACATTATTCAACATCAATTTTTGAAGGGATTAGATGTTATGATACGCCAAATGGATCAGCAATTTTCAGATTACCAGAACATGTTGATAGATTTTTCAAATCTGCAAAGCTATATTCAATGAAAATGCAATTTTCAAAAAAAGTAATTTCAGATGCCATAATCAAAACAGTTCAATCTAGTGGACTCAAAGAATCATACATCAGACCATTAGCATACTATGGGTATGGAACAATGGGATTGACCCCAACCACAAACAAAGTGGATATTTCAATTTCATGCTGGGAATGGAAGATGGGTGAATCAAAAGCCGGTAAATTTTCAGGGGCAAAATGCAAGGTTTCAAGCTGGACAAAGATTGATTCAAGATCTCAGCCAATGCAAGCAAAAGCTGCATCAAACTATGCAAACGCAGCTCTTGCAAGAATGGAAGCATTAGAAAATGGATATGATGAAGCAATTATGCTAAATTCACATGGTAAAGTAGCAGAAGGGAGTGCTGAGAATATCTTTATTGTAAAAGATGACATCATTCAAACTCCTCCACTTTCTGCAGGAGGCTTGGACGGAATAACTAGAGACAGTATAATACAGATAATAGAAGAAAATGGGGGATTTGTAATCGAACGGGATTTAGAGAGAGATGACCTGTATAATGCCGATGAAATTTTTATGACAGGAACTGCAGCTGAAGTAAAATCAGTAACTCAAATTGACAAGGTAAAGATAGGAACAGGAAAAATGGGTGTCATTACCAAAGCATTACAAAAATCATTTACAGATGTAGTTATGGGCAAGGATGAAAGATTCTTGCCTTGGTTAACTTTTATCTGA